Proteins from one Enterobacter bugandensis genomic window:
- a CDS encoding lytic transglycosylase domain-containing protein, with amino-acid sequence MLRLSIYSLFIFSVFSCRADCWQLAGERYGIEPELLQAIAIVESNGNTRAINKNRDGSMDVGLMQINSIHFDALRKFRISQKDLLTDPCQSVMTGAWILAGQIQRFGYTWDAVGAYNAGTANTPQRRALRQQYIKKVAPHYARLKRQSHTLSPK; translated from the coding sequence ATGTTGCGCCTGTCCATATATTCGCTGTTTATCTTCAGCGTATTTTCCTGCCGGGCCGATTGCTGGCAGCTGGCGGGAGAACGTTACGGCATTGAGCCAGAGCTATTACAGGCGATAGCGATAGTGGAATCCAACGGTAATACCCGGGCCATCAACAAAAATCGTGATGGCTCAATGGATGTCGGTCTGATGCAGATCAATAGCATTCACTTCGATGCGCTGCGTAAATTTCGTATTAGTCAAAAAGATCTGCTAACCGACCCTTGCCAAAGTGTCATGACCGGCGCCTGGATCCTGGCAGGTCAAATCCAGCGCTTTGGTTATACCTGGGACGCGGTGGGGGCGTATAACGCCGGAACGGCAAATACCCCCCAGCGCCGCGCGCTTCGTCAACAATACATAAAAAAAGTGGCTCCGCATTATGCCCGCCTTAAAAGGCAGAGCCATACACTGTCGCCAAAATGA
- a CDS encoding glycosyl hydrolase family 18 protein, with translation MKKLTLSLLIGSALMAQSAFAAQAPRAVTYLTSWGVPVESVEDMKEVKADTFLLSFGGWDASGKLSSSDNIVAVPQYDPWYINAPAYVVWSQLKLAHPEKKMMLALGGETYSAMWSYLNNAQTRETLAQNLVNLLNTNFPVYKKNLKPEEMVGECLSADWQGKCNMANYQKAGTVQLDGIDFDFEKPDRVTPEENANLLDLAERVRSKLNASGSKKLLSLTTYHVGADPENCTNSAVTENCSFVEAARSSHHGEVLPLLTQGKNVFDFFNVMAYDAGPRFKYDVAMANYARAVGDKSKIVLGQTINSQWGPEGRFVENRQNNVNRAGWQAENGYGGFFIWTLGSNDQQLSIPQQVDYFNEMKERADLMSPERPQDTVAPTAPAGLKVLNNGLTITLAWQPSTDDRGVVGYDIYRNDIKVGSSTDTQWTDNAVETGGVVYHYSVKARDAANNISESSNVVKVETVQVEEGRPDAPGGLALVSSTENSLTVKWNAVDNAVKYHVLRDGAELLTVSGTQIFDSGLRAGTTYSYQVIAENAKGHQSLASTPLKATTKEGSVTPEPEGEWKVGTRYKTGDIVTYNGTQYRCVQGHTSQSDWAPTAAATLWQPIP, from the coding sequence ATGAAAAAACTTACATTATCTCTGTTAATTGGTAGCGCACTAATGGCGCAGTCGGCTTTCGCGGCGCAGGCACCGCGAGCGGTCACCTATCTGACCTCCTGGGGCGTTCCGGTCGAGTCCGTTGAGGATATGAAAGAGGTGAAAGCGGATACGTTCCTGCTTTCATTTGGTGGCTGGGATGCAAGCGGTAAGCTGTCCAGTTCCGATAATATTGTTGCAGTACCACAATATGATCCCTGGTACATTAATGCGCCAGCCTATGTCGTGTGGAGTCAGCTGAAGCTGGCGCACCCGGAGAAAAAAATGATGCTGGCGCTCGGCGGCGAGACGTATTCCGCGATGTGGTCTTATCTGAACAACGCGCAAACGCGAGAAACGCTGGCGCAGAATCTGGTGAATCTGCTGAATACCAACTTCCCGGTATATAAAAAGAACCTGAAGCCGGAAGAGATGGTTGGCGAATGCCTGAGCGCCGACTGGCAAGGCAAATGTAATATGGCGAACTACCAGAAGGCGGGTACCGTTCAGCTTGACGGCATCGATTTTGACTTTGAAAAACCCGATCGCGTCACGCCAGAGGAAAATGCAAACCTGCTGGATCTGGCTGAACGGGTTCGTAGCAAGCTCAATGCGTCCGGCAGCAAAAAGCTGCTGAGCCTGACCACCTATCACGTTGGTGCTGACCCGGAGAACTGCACCAACAGCGCGGTAACCGAGAATTGTTCCTTCGTTGAGGCGGCTCGCTCTTCACACCATGGCGAAGTTCTGCCGCTGCTGACGCAGGGGAAAAACGTTTTCGATTTCTTCAACGTCATGGCCTATGACGCCGGCCCACGCTTTAAGTATGACGTGGCGATGGCTAACTACGCCCGGGCGGTGGGTGATAAGAGCAAAATCGTTCTCGGTCAGACCATCAACTCCCAGTGGGGGCCAGAAGGTCGCTTTGTTGAAAACCGACAGAACAACGTAAACCGTGCGGGCTGGCAGGCGGAAAACGGCTATGGTGGGTTCTTTATCTGGACGTTGGGTTCAAACGATCAGCAGCTGTCCATCCCGCAGCAGGTTGACTATTTCAATGAAATGAAAGAGCGCGCGGACCTGATGTCGCCTGAACGCCCTCAGGACACCGTCGCGCCAACTGCGCCAGCAGGACTGAAGGTGCTGAACAATGGCTTGACTATCACCCTTGCCTGGCAGCCCTCCACCGATGACCGTGGCGTAGTGGGATATGACATCTACCGTAATGACATCAAAGTCGGGTCTTCAACGGACACCCAGTGGACTGATAATGCGGTAGAGACCGGCGGTGTGGTGTACCACTACAGCGTGAAAGCACGTGATGCAGCGAACAATATCTCTGAAAGCAGCAACGTGGTTAAGGTAGAAACCGTACAGGTCGAAGAGGGACGTCCTGACGCGCCAGGCGGCCTGGCCCTGGTTTCTTCGACGGAAAACAGCCTGACGGTGAAATGGAATGCGGTAGACAACGCGGTGAAATACCACGTACTACGCGATGGGGCGGAGTTACTCACCGTAAGCGGAACGCAGATCTTCGACAGCGGCCTGCGCGCGGGAACAACCTACAGCTACCAGGTGATCGCCGAAAATGCCAAAGGTCATCAGTCTCTCGCCAGTACACCGCTTAAAGCCACGACGAAAGAGGGGTCTGTGACGCCTGAGCCGGAAGGCGAGTGGAAAGTCGGTACGCGCTATAAGACTGGAGATATTGTCACGTATAACGGCACACAGTATCGCTGCGTGCAGGGGCATACGTCTCAGTCCGACTGGGCGCCGACTGCGGCTGCGACGCTTTGGCAGCCTATTCCTTAA
- the gspG gene encoding type II secretion system major pseudopilin GspG, with translation MKYATNVMRKQGGFTLLELLVVLMIIALLAGFVGPKVFSNVDSAKEKTAMRQMRSLAEALGQYRLDTGSYPTETQGLKALTEKPSNAQNWNGPYLSQHVPLDPWGNPYQWHNPARTKDAINEVEITSGGKDGKPVTYGF, from the coding sequence ATGAAATATGCAACAAACGTGATGCGAAAACAGGGTGGTTTCACCCTGCTTGAACTGCTGGTCGTGCTGATGATTATTGCGCTGCTGGCAGGATTTGTCGGGCCAAAAGTCTTCTCAAATGTCGACTCGGCTAAGGAGAAAACCGCCATGCGCCAGATGCGCTCGCTTGCTGAGGCACTCGGGCAATATCGCCTCGACACCGGCAGTTATCCAACTGAAACACAAGGTCTGAAAGCGCTGACTGAAAAGCCTTCCAACGCGCAAAACTGGAATGGCCCTTATCTTAGCCAGCATGTGCCGTTAGACCCCTGGGGCAATCCGTACCAGTGGCATAACCCCGCCCGGACAAAAGACGCCATTAATGAAGTCGAAATAACCTCCGGCGGTAAAGACGGTAAGCCTGTCACTTACGGGTTCTGA